From Variovorax sp. J2L1-78, the proteins below share one genomic window:
- the cyoE gene encoding heme o synthase produces MSRPLPATSPASASTASVLRQFYALTKPRVVQLIVFCALIGMVLAVPGVPGWADVQRGLLGCIGIWLVAGAAAAFNCLVEKGIDAKMKRTAWRPTARGQLSDRQALIFSAVLCAAGSALLWFTVNPLTMWLTFATFVGYAVVYTVILKPLTPQNIVIGGASGAMPPVLGWAAMTGDVGPEALILFLIIFLWTPPHFWALALYRVEDYRKAGLPMLPVTHGNEFTRLQVLLYTFILFAACLMPFIYGMSGWLYLAVAVAVSIGFSGYAFALWRHYSDALARKTFRFSLIHLSVLFAALLVDHYLY; encoded by the coding sequence ATGAGCCGACCGCTTCCCGCCACCTCGCCCGCGAGCGCCAGCACCGCCAGCGTGCTGCGCCAGTTCTACGCGCTCACCAAGCCGCGCGTGGTGCAGCTCATCGTCTTCTGCGCGCTGATCGGCATGGTGCTGGCCGTCCCCGGCGTGCCGGGCTGGGCGGACGTGCAGCGCGGGCTGCTCGGCTGCATCGGCATCTGGCTCGTGGCCGGCGCCGCCGCCGCCTTCAACTGCCTGGTCGAGAAGGGCATCGATGCCAAGATGAAGCGCACCGCCTGGCGCCCGACGGCGCGCGGCCAGTTGAGCGACCGCCAGGCGCTCATCTTCTCGGCGGTGCTCTGCGCCGCGGGCTCCGCATTGCTGTGGTTCACGGTCAACCCGCTGACCATGTGGCTCACCTTCGCCACCTTCGTCGGCTACGCGGTGGTCTACACCGTCATCCTGAAGCCGCTGACGCCGCAGAACATCGTGATCGGCGGCGCCTCGGGCGCGATGCCGCCGGTGCTCGGCTGGGCCGCGATGACCGGCGACGTCGGCCCCGAGGCGCTGATCCTCTTTCTCATCATCTTCCTGTGGACGCCGCCGCACTTCTGGGCCCTGGCGCTCTACCGCGTCGAGGACTACCGCAAGGCCGGCCTGCCGATGCTGCCCGTGACGCACGGCAACGAATTCACGCGGCTGCAGGTGCTGCTCTACACCTTCATCCTGTTCGCCGCCTGCCTGATGCCCTTCATCTACGGCATGAGCGGCTGGCTGTACCTGGCGGTGGCGGTCGCGGTGAGCATCGGCTTCAGCGGCTACGCCTTCGCGCTGTGGCGCCACTATTCCGACGCGCTGGCGCGCAAGACCTTCCGCTTCTCCCTGATCCACCTGAGCGTGCTGTTCGCGGCGCTGCTGGTCGATCATTACCTCTACTGA
- the coaD gene encoding pantetheine-phosphate adenylyltransferase, whose product MSSVIAVYPGTFDPMTLGHEDVVRRATQLFSKVVVAVAAGHHKKTLFSLQERIEMAREAVAPYSDQVVVESFSGLLRDFVVARGGKAMVRGLRAVTDFDYEFQLAGMNRSLMPDVETVFLTPSDKYQFISSTFVREIAMLGGEVDKFVSPFVQDKLVAKVRSLGRE is encoded by the coding sequence ATGTCCAGCGTGATCGCGGTCTATCCCGGCACATTCGATCCCATGACGCTGGGCCACGAAGACGTGGTGCGGCGCGCCACCCAGCTCTTCTCGAAGGTCGTCGTCGCGGTCGCGGCGGGCCACCACAAGAAGACGCTGTTCTCCCTGCAGGAGCGCATCGAGATGGCGCGCGAAGCCGTGGCGCCCTACAGCGACCAGGTGGTGGTCGAAAGCTTTTCCGGCCTGCTGCGCGACTTCGTCGTGGCACGCGGCGGCAAGGCGATGGTGCGGGGCCTGCGCGCCGTGACCGACTTCGATTACGAGTTCCAGCTGGCCGGCATGAACCGCTCGCTGATGCCCGACGTCGAGACGGTGTTCCTCACGCCCAGCGACAAGTACCAGTTCATCTCCAGCACCTTCGTCCGGGAGATCGCCATGCTCGGCGGCGAGGTCGACAAGTTCGTCTCGCCCTTCGTGCAGGACAAGCTCGTCGCCAAGGTGCGCAGCCTCGGCCGCGAATGA
- the pxpB gene encoding 5-oxoprolinase subunit PxpB, translating into MTPRLHSLGDAALLCELPPPATLAQQQQIWALANEALQWPAVQEALPGMNNLTLMFDPARIDAAELEMQVLAAWPQLAATAIEGRTIEIPVAYGGEHGPDLADVAVHTGFTPAEVVRRHAAGEYVVYLLGFLPGFAFMGGLAPELATPRRAEPRVAVPARSVGIGGAQTGVYPLVSPGGWQLIGRTPLEMFDPAAAEPTLLRPGDRVRFVVESVQT; encoded by the coding sequence ATGACGCCCCGACTCCATTCCCTGGGCGACGCCGCACTGCTCTGCGAGCTGCCGCCGCCCGCCACGCTCGCCCAGCAGCAGCAGATCTGGGCGCTCGCCAACGAGGCCCTGCAGTGGCCCGCCGTGCAGGAAGCCCTGCCGGGCATGAACAACCTCACCTTGATGTTCGACCCGGCCCGCATCGATGCCGCCGAGCTCGAGATGCAGGTGCTCGCGGCCTGGCCGCAACTGGCGGCGACGGCCATCGAAGGCCGCACCATCGAGATCCCCGTGGCCTATGGTGGCGAGCACGGTCCCGACCTGGCCGACGTCGCGGTGCACACCGGCTTCACGCCCGCTGAAGTGGTGCGCCGCCATGCCGCGGGCGAGTACGTGGTCTACCTGCTGGGCTTCCTGCCCGGCTTCGCCTTCATGGGCGGGCTGGCGCCCGAACTGGCCACGCCGCGTCGCGCCGAGCCCCGCGTCGCGGTGCCGGCGCGCTCGGTCGGCATCGGCGGTGCGCAGACCGGCGTCTATCCGCTGGTCTCGCCCGGCGGCTGGCAACTCATCGGCCGCACGCCGCTCGAGATGTTCGACCCCGCCGCCGCGGAGCCGACCCTCTTGCGGCCGGGCGACCGCGTGCGCTTCGTCGTCGAAAGCGTGCAGACATGA
- a CDS encoding FHA domain-containing protein codes for MPRLIILSKAGTPRQINLAEGRTTIGRTDRNTLVLDSPLVSRAHAAIDVVGTSVTVTDLRSSNGTLVNGRKIGVHPLKNREVLEIGDVQLRFLSVVEAARDAEPLRLAPRTDFSPFDETAYPRTIFPRR; via the coding sequence ATGCCACGCCTCATCATCCTGTCCAAGGCCGGGACCCCCCGGCAGATCAACCTGGCCGAGGGCCGGACCACCATCGGTCGAACAGACCGGAATACCCTGGTGCTCGACAGCCCCCTGGTCAGCCGGGCCCATGCGGCGATCGACGTCGTCGGCACCTCCGTCACGGTGACCGACCTGCGCAGCAGCAATGGCACGCTGGTGAACGGCCGCAAGATCGGCGTGCATCCGCTGAAGAACCGCGAGGTGCTGGAGATCGGCGATGTGCAGCTGCGCTTCCTCTCGGTGGTGGAGGCGGCACGGGACGCCGAGCCGCTCCGTCTGGCGCCGCGGACGGATTTTTCGCCCTTCGACGAAACCGCCTACCCGCGCACCATCTTCCCGCGCCGCTGA
- a CDS encoding M16 family metallopeptidase, protein MLTLKKIAGGAVIASTALLAALSAQAAIPIQHWTLANGAKVYLAATDALPIVDVQIDVDAGSRRDPAAQAGLASASAGMVEKGVRASDAGPALDENALGEAWADLGASFGAGAGAERTSFSLRSLSDPALLDRAVALAAREIGEPSFPADVWQREREQINAALKEANTKPGTVSARTFSQAVYGTHPYGQETTEATLAKIDVETMRTRYAQLILPCRAKVSIVGAVTRAQADAIATRLLARLPAQDGRCEPLPAVPPIAVLTAPKEERIPFASAQAHVVIGQPGYLRTDPDHFALTIGNYILGGGGFVSRLMNEVREKRGLVYGISSGFAPGLHAGAFRVGFQTRPDQADAAVQVSRQVLARFVAEGPTEAELKAAKDNLIGGFPLLLDSNRKLLGNVSNIAWNDLPLDYLDTWTARMNAVTVADIKAAFARKLQPDRMVTVVVGAKP, encoded by the coding sequence ATGCTGACCCTGAAGAAGATCGCCGGCGGTGCCGTCATCGCGAGCACCGCCCTGCTGGCTGCGCTGAGCGCGCAGGCCGCCATCCCCATCCAGCACTGGACGCTGGCCAACGGCGCCAAGGTGTACCTCGCGGCCACCGACGCGCTGCCGATCGTCGACGTGCAGATCGACGTCGACGCCGGCAGTCGGCGCGACCCGGCCGCGCAGGCCGGCCTGGCCAGCGCCAGCGCGGGCATGGTCGAGAAGGGCGTGCGCGCGAGCGACGCCGGCCCTGCGCTCGACGAGAACGCGCTCGGTGAAGCCTGGGCCGACCTGGGCGCGAGCTTCGGCGCGGGCGCGGGTGCCGAGCGCACCAGCTTCTCGCTGCGCTCGCTGTCCGACCCGGCGCTGCTCGACCGCGCCGTGGCCCTCGCCGCGCGCGAGATCGGCGAGCCCTCGTTCCCTGCCGACGTGTGGCAGCGCGAGCGCGAGCAGATCAACGCCGCGCTGAAGGAGGCGAACACCAAGCCCGGCACCGTCAGCGCCCGCACCTTCTCGCAGGCGGTGTACGGCACGCATCCCTACGGCCAGGAGACGACCGAGGCGACGCTCGCGAAGATCGACGTCGAGACGATGCGCACGCGCTACGCGCAGCTGATCCTGCCGTGTCGCGCCAAGGTGAGCATCGTTGGCGCCGTCACGCGCGCGCAGGCCGATGCCATCGCCACGCGCCTGCTGGCACGGCTGCCCGCGCAGGACGGCCGCTGCGAGCCGCTGCCGGCCGTGCCCCCCATCGCCGTCCTCACGGCGCCGAAGGAAGAGCGCATCCCGTTCGCGTCGGCGCAGGCCCATGTCGTCATCGGCCAGCCGGGCTACCTGCGCACGGACCCGGACCACTTCGCGCTCACGATCGGCAACTACATCCTGGGCGGCGGCGGCTTCGTCTCGCGGCTGATGAACGAGGTGCGCGAGAAGCGCGGTCTGGTGTACGGCATCTCCAGCGGCTTCGCACCGGGCCTGCATGCGGGCGCCTTCCGCGTCGGCTTCCAGACGCGGCCCGACCAGGCCGACGCCGCGGTCCAGGTGTCGCGCCAGGTGCTGGCCCGGTTCGTCGCCGAAGGCCCGACCGAGGCGGAGCTGAAGGCCGCCAAGGACAACCTCATCGGCGGCTTCCCGCTGCTGCTCGACAGCAACCGCAAGCTGCTGGGCAACGTGTCGAACATCGCCTGGAACGACCTGCCGCTGGACTATCTCGACACCTGGACGGCACGCATGAACGCGGTCACTGTGGCCGACATCAAGGCCGCCTTCGCGCGCAAGCTGCAGCCCGACCGCATGGTGACGGTCGTGGTCGGGGCCAAACCTTGA
- the ftsY gene encoding signal recognition particle-docking protein FtsY — MFSFFKKKPAEAAPPPVDAPVAPAPAPAPAVEVPVAPPPAKSMFSPSSWFRGEAPPAPTAPPAPSLPPVPVPAPVVPPTPPVATPPSIPTPAPVAVPAPAPVIAPPAPSRTGWLDKLKTGLRKTGTGIQAVFVNAQIDEALYEELEAALLMADTGVKATEFLLEDLRGRVKRQMATDAQQVRRLLAEAITDLLRPLEKPLVIGQYTPTVIMVAGVNGAGKTTSIGKLTKHLANEGASVLLAAADTFRAAAREQLLVWADRNTVEIVSNEGGDPASVSFDAVNAGRARGKDVVLVDTAGRLPTQLHLMDELKKIKRVVTKADATAPHEVLLVIDGNTGQNALAQVKAFDETLGLTGLIVTKLDGTAKGGVLCAIARERPIPVYFIGVGEKLEDLETFDAREFAQALLG; from the coding sequence ATGTTCAGTTTCTTCAAGAAAAAGCCGGCCGAGGCCGCCCCACCGCCGGTCGATGCCCCTGTCGCGCCTGCTCCGGCGCCAGCGCCAGCCGTCGAGGTGCCCGTGGCACCGCCGCCCGCCAAGTCGATGTTCTCGCCGTCGAGCTGGTTCCGGGGCGAGGCGCCGCCTGCACCGACCGCGCCTCCTGCGCCCTCGCTACCGCCTGTGCCTGTGCCAGCACCGGTCGTGCCGCCCACGCCCCCCGTGGCGACACCCCCGTCGATCCCGACACCGGCCCCCGTGGCAGTGCCGGCCCCTGCGCCCGTCATCGCGCCCCCTGCCCCGTCGCGCACCGGCTGGCTCGACAAGCTCAAGACCGGCCTGCGAAAGACCGGCACCGGCATCCAGGCGGTGTTCGTCAACGCGCAGATCGACGAGGCGCTCTACGAAGAACTGGAAGCCGCCCTGCTGATGGCCGACACCGGCGTGAAAGCGACGGAGTTCCTGCTCGAGGACCTGCGCGGTCGCGTCAAACGCCAGATGGCGACCGACGCGCAGCAGGTGCGTCGCCTGCTCGCCGAGGCCATCACCGACCTGCTGCGCCCGCTGGAAAAGCCATTGGTCATCGGCCAGTACACGCCGACCGTGATCATGGTGGCTGGCGTCAACGGTGCCGGCAAGACCACCTCCATCGGCAAGCTCACCAAGCACCTGGCGAACGAAGGCGCGTCGGTGCTGCTGGCCGCGGCCGACACCTTCCGGGCGGCGGCGCGCGAGCAGCTGCTGGTCTGGGCCGACCGCAACACGGTCGAGATCGTGAGCAACGAGGGCGGCGACCCGGCGTCGGTGAGCTTCGATGCCGTCAATGCCGGCCGGGCGCGCGGCAAGGATGTGGTGCTGGTCGACACCGCCGGCCGGCTGCCGACGCAGCTGCACCTGATGGACGAGCTCAAGAAGATCAAGCGTGTGGTCACCAAGGCCGACGCCACCGCGCCGCACGAGGTGCTGCTGGTGATCGACGGCAACACCGGCCAGAACGCGCTGGCGCAGGTCAAGGCCTTCGACGAAACGCTGGGCCTGACCGGGTTGATCGTCACCAAGCTCGACGGCACGGCCAAGGGCGGCGTGCTGTGTGCCATCGCCCGCGAGCGGCCGATCCCGGTCTACTTCATCGGCGTGGGCGAGAAGCTGGAAGACCTCGAGACCTTCGACGCGCGCGAGTTCGCGCAGGCCCTGCTCGGCTGA
- a CDS encoding biotin-dependent carboxyltransferase family protein has translation MIAVLKPGMLASVQDLGRHGHRQSGICPGGALDTLALTMANRLVGNPDEAAGLELTMGGCELRFDTATRIALAGDDFGAQLDGVPIWPCWSVPVQAGQTLKLAGANVAAGKKGLRTWLAVAGGIDVPPVLGSRSTDLKAGFGGLAGRALKKGDRLPLGAPTLNSAQLARRRFGVRPPDWVIDDREFGEAIPLRVMPGPEAGLFTPASLAALWREPWRVTPQSNRMGSRLEGPVLERKRAGDMLSSGVIPGTIQVPPSGQPIILMGDAQTTGGYPRIGVVIRADLWKLAQAPLGGMLRLVQVDAAEALQAWTLQQRHLMQMTQGLAASGWPVPPTAAQPAVEPSDGAPTKE, from the coding sequence ATGATCGCCGTCCTCAAGCCCGGCATGCTCGCCTCGGTCCAGGACCTGGGCCGCCACGGCCACCGCCAGAGCGGCATCTGCCCCGGTGGCGCGCTCGACACGCTCGCCCTCACCATGGCCAACCGCCTGGTCGGCAACCCTGACGAAGCCGCAGGCCTCGAACTGACCATGGGCGGTTGCGAACTGCGCTTCGACACCGCCACCCGCATCGCGCTGGCGGGCGACGACTTCGGCGCCCAGCTCGACGGCGTGCCGATCTGGCCGTGCTGGAGCGTGCCGGTGCAGGCCGGCCAGACCCTGAAGCTGGCCGGCGCCAACGTCGCGGCGGGCAAGAAGGGCCTGCGCACCTGGCTGGCGGTGGCGGGCGGCATCGACGTGCCGCCGGTGCTCGGCTCGCGCAGCACCGACCTGAAGGCCGGCTTCGGCGGCCTGGCCGGCCGTGCGCTGAAGAAGGGCGACCGGCTGCCGCTCGGGGCGCCGACCCTCAACAGCGCGCAACTCGCGCGGCGCCGCTTCGGCGTGCGCCCGCCCGACTGGGTGATCGACGACCGCGAGTTTGGCGAGGCGATCCCGCTGCGCGTGATGCCGGGCCCCGAGGCCGGCCTGTTCACCCCGGCCTCGCTGGCGGCGCTGTGGCGCGAGCCCTGGCGCGTGACGCCGCAGAGCAACCGCATGGGCAGCCGGCTCGAAGGCCCGGTGCTCGAGCGCAAGCGCGCCGGCGACATGCTGTCGTCGGGCGTCATCCCCGGCACGATCCAGGTGCCGCCGTCCGGTCAGCCGATCATCCTGATGGGCGACGCGCAGACGACCGGCGGCTACCCGCGCATCGGCGTGGTGATCCGGGCCGATCTCTGGAAGCTCGCCCAGGCGCCGCTCGGCGGCATGCTACGGCTGGTGCAGGTCGACGCGGCCGAGGCGCTGCAGGCCTGGACCTTGCAACAACGCCACCTGATGCAAATGACCCAGGGCCTGGCCGCGAGCGGCTGGCCCGTGCCGCCCACGGCGGCGCAGCCAGCGGTCGAACCATCCGACGGAGCCCCCACGAAGGAGTGA
- a CDS encoding SCO family protein, whose product MNKRDFLRLAGASAAAAAMAGCTDPKPSFNAVDMTGADYAKNFALKDADGKERTLADFKGKVVVLFFGYAQCPDVCPTTMTEMAQVKQQLGKDGDKLQVLFVTVDPDRDTPEVMKAYMGAFDPAFVALIPTQDQLAAMAKDYKAYYKKVDGKTPTSYSMDHSAASYIYDTQGRLRLYARYGAGVAPMVADVQALIKQG is encoded by the coding sequence ATGAACAAGCGCGATTTCCTCCGACTGGCCGGCGCATCGGCTGCGGCGGCTGCCATGGCCGGCTGCACCGACCCCAAGCCCAGCTTCAACGCCGTCGACATGACCGGCGCCGATTACGCCAAAAACTTCGCCCTGAAGGATGCCGACGGCAAGGAGCGCACGCTCGCCGACTTCAAGGGCAAGGTCGTGGTCCTGTTCTTCGGCTACGCCCAGTGTCCCGACGTCTGCCCCACCACCATGACCGAGATGGCGCAGGTCAAGCAGCAGCTCGGCAAGGACGGCGACAAGCTGCAGGTGTTGTTCGTCACCGTCGACCCCGATCGCGACACGCCCGAAGTCATGAAGGCCTACATGGGCGCCTTCGACCCCGCCTTCGTCGCGCTGATCCCCACGCAGGACCAGCTCGCGGCCATGGCCAAGGACTACAAGGCCTACTACAAGAAGGTCGACGGCAAGACGCCGACGAGCTACTCGATGGACCACTCCGCCGCCAGCTACATCTACGACACGCAGGGCCGGTTGCGCCTCTACGCGCGCTACGGTGCCGGCGTCGCGCCGATGGTGGCCGACGTCCAGGCGCTCATCAAGCAGGGCTGA
- the rpoH gene encoding RNA polymerase sigma factor RpoH yields MTSLSGASTTHQLAVANPWSMVPPLGNLDAYISAANRLPMLTLEEEQGFARRLRDHNDLESAGALVLSHLRLVVSISRQYLGYGLPHGDLIQEGNIGLMKAVKRFDPDQGVRLVSYAMHWIKAEIHEYILKNWRMVKVATTKAQRKLFFNLRSMKQGFKADDAAADGDTHRATLTDSQVTQMAEKLNVKREEVLEMEMRLSGGDVLLDPSPSDDGDEAFGPIAYLADATQEPTAQLESRQRDRLSSDGISTALEALDDRSRRIVEERWLKVNDDGSGGMTLHELAADYGVSAERIRQIEVAAMKKMKKALADYA; encoded by the coding sequence ATGACAAGTCTGTCTGGAGCCTCTACGACCCACCAACTCGCCGTCGCCAACCCGTGGTCGATGGTGCCGCCGCTGGGCAACTTGGACGCCTATATTTCGGCCGCCAACCGCTTGCCGATGCTCACGCTCGAAGAAGAGCAGGGCTTCGCTCGCCGTCTGCGCGACCACAACGACCTCGAATCCGCGGGCGCGCTGGTGCTGTCGCACCTGCGCCTGGTCGTCTCGATCTCTCGCCAGTACCTGGGCTACGGGCTGCCGCACGGCGACCTGATCCAGGAAGGCAACATCGGCCTGATGAAGGCCGTCAAGCGCTTCGACCCCGACCAGGGCGTGCGGCTGGTGAGCTACGCCATGCACTGGATCAAGGCGGAGATCCATGAGTACATCCTGAAGAACTGGCGCATGGTCAAGGTCGCGACGACCAAGGCCCAGCGCAAGCTGTTCTTCAACCTGCGCTCGATGAAGCAGGGTTTCAAGGCCGACGATGCCGCCGCCGATGGCGACACGCACCGCGCGACGCTGACCGACAGCCAGGTCACGCAGATGGCCGAGAAGCTCAACGTCAAGCGCGAGGAAGTGCTCGAGATGGAGATGCGGCTGTCCGGTGGCGACGTGCTGCTCGACCCGAGCCCGTCCGACGATGGCGACGAGGCCTTCGGCCCGATCGCCTACCTGGCCGACGCCACGCAGGAGCCGACCGCCCAGCTCGAGTCGCGCCAGCGCGACCGGCTGTCGAGCGATGGCATCTCGACCGCGCTCGAAGCGTTGGACGACCGCAGCCGCCGCATCGTCGAAGAGCGCTGGCTCAAGGTCAACGACGACGGCTCGGGCGGCATGACGCTGCACGAACTGGCGGCTGACTACGGCGTCTCGGCCGAGCGCATCCGCCAGATCGAGGTCGCGGCGATGAAGAAGATGAAGAAGGCACTGGCCGACTACGCCTGA
- a CDS encoding M16 family metallopeptidase, translating into MKHPSPRRTASGAVLTLALVAPWTLPALAQTLPTPAPSTADARAPVAGASTQARQFTLSNGMTLIVQPDRRSPTAVHMVWVRVGSMDEVDGTSGVAHALEHMMFKGTKHIKPGEFSRQVAALGGQENAFTTRDYTGYYQQIPNGKLEDVMKLEADRFADNQWPDVEFQREIEVVKEERRMRTEDQPRALLGEQQSAAVFVASPYRRPVVGWMSDLDAMTADDVRSFHRQWYVPANAAVVVAGDVDIERVRALAEKYYGRIPARAVPARKPRTEPEQRGIRRIEFKAPAEQSYVSLAFRAPRLESLDGESDVWALVVLSALLDGYPGARLDRALTQGPDRVADEAGSYAGLTGRGPQLFELDGVPAAGKTPEAVEAALRAEVARVARDGVGAAELARVKTQWVASQTYKLDSVMAQGRELGANWVQGLPLDASARIVAQLQKVTAAQVQAVAAKYFGDDQLTVATLRPLPPEKNPRPRGFNTPAGPLR; encoded by the coding sequence ATGAAACACCCCTCGCCACGCCGCACAGCGTCCGGTGCGGTGCTGACCCTGGCGCTCGTCGCGCCATGGACGCTCCCCGCCCTGGCCCAAACGCTCCCGACTCCCGCCCCCTCCACCGCCGACGCCCGCGCACCTGTGGCCGGTGCGTCGACCCAGGCGCGCCAGTTCACCCTGTCGAACGGCATGACGCTGATCGTTCAGCCCGACCGCCGCTCGCCCACCGCCGTCCACATGGTGTGGGTGCGGGTCGGCTCGATGGACGAGGTCGACGGCACCTCCGGCGTGGCGCACGCCCTGGAACACATGATGTTCAAGGGCACCAAGCACATCAAGCCGGGCGAGTTCTCGCGCCAGGTCGCAGCCCTGGGCGGGCAGGAGAACGCCTTCACCACGCGCGACTACACCGGCTACTACCAGCAGATCCCCAACGGCAAGCTGGAAGACGTCATGAAGCTCGAGGCCGACCGCTTCGCCGACAACCAGTGGCCCGATGTCGAATTCCAGCGCGAGATCGAGGTGGTCAAGGAAGAGCGCCGCATGCGCACCGAAGACCAGCCGCGCGCGCTGCTGGGCGAGCAGCAGAGCGCGGCCGTCTTCGTCGCGTCGCCGTACCGCCGGCCGGTGGTCGGCTGGATGAGCGACCTCGACGCCATGACGGCCGACGATGTGCGCAGCTTCCACCGCCAGTGGTACGTGCCGGCCAACGCGGCGGTCGTGGTCGCGGGCGATGTCGACATCGAGCGCGTGCGTGCGCTGGCCGAGAAGTACTACGGCCGCATCCCGGCCCGCGCCGTGCCGGCGCGCAAGCCGCGGACCGAGCCCGAGCAGCGTGGCATCCGCCGCATCGAGTTCAAGGCGCCGGCCGAGCAGTCCTACGTGTCGCTCGCCTTCCGCGCGCCGCGGCTGGAAAGCCTCGACGGCGAGAGCGACGTCTGGGCGCTGGTCGTGCTGTCGGCCCTGCTCGACGGCTACCCTGGCGCGCGGCTCGACCGGGCGCTGACGCAGGGGCCCGACCGCGTCGCCGACGAAGCGGGCTCGTACGCCGGCCTCACCGGCCGCGGGCCGCAGCTCTTCGAGCTCGACGGCGTGCCGGCCGCCGGCAAGACGCCCGAGGCGGTCGAGGCCGCACTGCGCGCCGAAGTCGCCCGCGTGGCCCGCGACGGCGTTGGCGCGGCCGAGCTGGCCCGCGTCAAGACGCAATGGGTCGCCAGCCAGACCTACAAGCTCGATTCGGTGATGGCGCAGGGCCGCGAGCTCGGCGCGAACTGGGTGCAGGGCCTGCCGCTGGACGCCAGCGCCCGGATCGTCGCGCAATTGCAGAAGGTCACGGCCGCGCAGGTGCAGGCCGTCGCCGCGAAGTACTTCGGCGACGACCAGCTCACGGTCGCGACGCTGCGGCCGCTGCCGCCCGAAAAGAATCCGCGCCCGCGCGGCTTCAACACCCCCGCCGGACCGCTGCGCTGA
- the pxpA gene encoding 5-oxoprolinase subunit PxpA, which produces MQIDLNADLGEGAGSDEELLKLVSSANIACGWHAGDASTMRQCVRWAIDNHVAIGAHPSFPDRANFGRSTMHLPPEEIVAGVLYQIGALAAIVKAEGGTLAHVKPHGALYNQAVKEPELAAAIVDAVRRFDPGLRFFGLAGSGMISAAERVGLKPVEEVFADRGYMPDGSLVPRSQPGALIEDEEQSLAQTLSLVRDHRVTAIDGSVVAVNAQSVCLHGDGAHALAFARRIRSTLEREGIAVMATA; this is translated from the coding sequence ATGCAGATCGACTTGAACGCCGACCTCGGCGAAGGCGCCGGCAGCGACGAAGAATTGCTCAAGCTGGTGAGCTCGGCCAACATCGCTTGCGGCTGGCATGCGGGCGACGCCAGCACCATGCGCCAGTGCGTGCGCTGGGCCATCGACAACCACGTCGCCATCGGCGCGCACCCGAGCTTTCCCGACCGCGCGAACTTCGGCCGCAGCACCATGCATCTGCCGCCCGAGGAGATCGTGGCCGGCGTGCTCTACCAGATCGGCGCACTGGCCGCGATCGTCAAGGCCGAGGGTGGCACGCTGGCGCACGTCAAGCCGCACGGTGCGCTCTACAACCAGGCGGTGAAGGAGCCCGAGCTGGCCGCCGCGATCGTCGATGCGGTGCGCCGTTTCGACCCCGGCCTGCGCTTCTTCGGGCTGGCCGGCAGCGGCATGATCAGCGCCGCCGAACGCGTTGGCCTGAAGCCGGTGGAAGAGGTCTTCGCCGATCGCGGCTACATGCCCGACGGCAGCCTGGTGCCGCGCAGCCAGCCGGGCGCGCTGATCGAGGACGAGGAACAGTCGCTGGCGCAGACGCTGTCGCTGGTGCGCGACCACCGCGTCACGGCCATCGACGGCAGCGTGGTCGCGGTCAACGCGCAGTCCGTGTGCCTGCACGGCGACGGCGCGCACGCGCTGGCCTTCGCGCGGCGCATCCGCTCGACGCTCGAGCGCGAAGGCATTGCCGTCATGGCAACGGCCTGA
- a CDS encoding RsmD family RNA methyltransferase has translation MKKVPTKTPAKVPQHDKRPHEVRIIGGQWKRTRLAVADKPGLRPTPDRVRETLFNWLASLAGAGGGELPGWHCLDAFAGTGALGLEAASRGAASVLLCEQDADLIAQLQKAKAKLSADAVRIERGNGVTALERVPAGSLQLVLLDPPFESPALYEPALRAAARALHPDGAVYLEAPRRWADDELAAFGLAAFRHLKAGAVHAHLLRPLAAAPADPAHAPA, from the coding sequence ATGAAGAAGGTTCCCACCAAGACACCTGCCAAGGTGCCGCAACACGACAAGCGCCCCCACGAAGTCCGCATCATCGGCGGCCAATGGAAGCGCACCCGCCTGGCCGTGGCCGACAAGCCGGGTCTGCGCCCCACGCCCGACCGCGTGCGCGAGACGCTGTTCAACTGGCTCGCCAGCCTGGCCGGCGCGGGCGGCGGCGAGCTGCCGGGCTGGCACTGCCTCGACGCCTTCGCCGGCACGGGGGCGCTGGGCCTGGAAGCCGCCTCGCGCGGCGCCGCCTCGGTGCTGCTGTGCGAGCAGGACGCCGATCTGATCGCGCAGCTGCAGAAGGCCAAGGCCAAGCTGTCGGCCGACGCGGTGCGCATCGAGCGCGGCAACGGGGTGACCGCGCTGGAGCGCGTGCCGGCCGGCAGCTTGCAACTGGTGCTGCTCGACCCGCCCTTCGAGAGCCCGGCGCTGTACGAGCCCGCACTGCGTGCGGCCGCGCGCGCGCTGCATCCCGACGGCGCGGTCTACCTCGAGGCGCCGCGCCGCTGGGCCGACGACGAGCTCGCCGCCTTCGGTCTGGCCGCCTTCCGCCACCTGAAGGCCGGCGCCGTGCACGCGCATCTGCTGCGGCCCCTCGCCGCTGCGCCTGCGGACCCCGCACATGCCCCTGCATAA